A window of the Natronomonas salina genome harbors these coding sequences:
- a CDS encoding Lrp/AsnC family transcriptional regulator: protein MTESLDRQIVAALCRDGRTDVRSLAEGTDAVATTVQKHLRALESDGVIEGYAARLDYGRLGYETAVVELAVELEAVDDVVTRLGDRREFVTVYQTTGEFTVFAVGKFESEAAVADCLRDLHDDPDVDSVRLNAVSSVVREGGSPLLGD, encoded by the coding sequence GTGACCGAGTCGCTCGACAGGCAGATCGTCGCGGCGCTCTGTCGGGACGGCCGCACCGACGTCCGGTCGCTCGCCGAGGGGACCGACGCGGTCGCGACGACGGTTCAGAAACACCTGCGGGCGCTCGAATCCGACGGCGTCATCGAGGGCTACGCCGCCCGGCTGGACTACGGCCGGCTCGGCTACGAGACGGCCGTCGTCGAACTGGCCGTCGAACTCGAGGCGGTCGACGACGTGGTGACGCGGCTCGGCGACCGACGCGAGTTCGTCACCGTCTACCAGACGACAGGCGAGTTCACCGTCTTCGCCGTCGGCAAGTTCGAATCCGAGGCGGCCGTCGCCGACTGCCTGCGCGATCTGCACGACGACCCCGACGTCGACTCGGTGCGGCTGAACGCGGTCTCGTCGGTCGTCCGCGAGGGCGGCTCGCCCCTCCTGGGCGACTGA